CAGGACTTTAGCAAATAGCTTGACTTCAGTATTTAGAAGTGACAATGGTCGATAATTGCCACAGGCCGATGGGTCCTTATCTTTCTTCAATATAAGTGAGATTACTGCAGTGTTTATATCTCTAGAGAAGGAACCTCTTTGGACTGAAAATTGAATCATATCCAGTAATAAGGGGCCTAATTGTGACCAAAATGTAAGGTATAACTCAGGGGGGATACCATCAAGCCCAGGTGATTTGCCTATCTTCATTACCATGAGTGCATCTTTAAGTTCAGCAAGTGATATGGGAGCGTCAAGCTGCTCTGCAGACTCTTGAGTTATGTGAGATAGGTTGGCTTTAGCAAGGAAGGCTGCCACTTTCGAATTGTCAGGGAGTAAGTCTGTGCAGTACAACCTGGAGAAAAACTTGGCGAAGGCTGCAGTAATATCGGCAGGTTTGCTGCATGAGTTGCCCTGTTGGTCTATGATGTGAGAAATGGTAGACAGATTTTCATTCTTGCGTAATTGTTGTGCCAATAGGCGGCTAGGACGTgctccattaaaataaaaattgcagCGTGATCTGTGAATCATAAATTCTGTTCTGTGTCTGAGAATAGAATTTAATTCCATCCTAGTTAGCTCTCTCTCTTGCTGTAATTGTGAAGAGGAGGCGCTATGGAGCTTGTTTTCAATCGAAGATAGTTTCTTCTCCAATCTATTAATTTCCTGTTGACGGGTTTTGTTTAATTTAGAGGCAAAAGAAATAGAAACTGATCTAATACAACCTTTAATGGACTCCCAGAGCACTCTCGGGTCATCAACCGATCCTTTGTTAAAGCCAATAAATTCTGTCAATTGTGTTTCCATGTAAGCAATAAACTGGTCATTTTGTAATAGAGTAGTGTTGAATCGCCACCTAGTAGCTCTGGGGGGCTCCAAAGGGATATTTATCTGTGTAAAAACAGCATTGTGATCTGAAAAGGTAATTGGAATGTGTACAGAGTTATACACTTCCCAGAGAAAATCTTTGAAATGAAGATGTAATCTATCCTTGAAAAGGATTTGTGAcgtgcagaaaaaaaagagtaatcTCGGGAAGATGGATTGATCAAACGCCAGGTGTCAATAACAGATACATCCCTGGCCCATCTATGAACTAGGGAGGTGGTTAATCGTTGCTCTCTTAGTTCATTCGGGCTAGTTCTGTCCATTTTTATGGTCCCATACAGCGTTAAAGTCACCACCAACAATCAGATGAAACTCAGAGAGGTCCAACAATGTGAGGGTGAGGTAGTTAAAAAAATCTTGGTCGTACACATTAGGAGCATAGACTGAGACAAAGGCTAATTTTGTGTTACCCAACATTGTCTTAACAAATGCAATTCTACCCTCTCCATCATGCCCTCTGTCCAAGATAGATAAGGTCAGGTTACGACTACCAACAATAAGCACACCCCTACATTTCCTATGGTAAGACGACGATGCTAAAATCTGGTATCGCTTATTGCTGAAACGAGAAACATCCTCTTTAAGAAGATGAGATTCCTGAATAAAGGCAATATCAATTTTTTTCCTATGTAATAGATCCAGACAATTTATTCTCTTATTAGGGAGATTGAGACCGTGAGCGTTCAGAGATAATATATTTATTCTACCCATCAATCAGCTAAGACATCACAATGGtctaaacaataaacaaaaatccCTAAATAAGAAAGGCTATAAGCCTGGATAAGTGCTAGGATACCGTAGAGCCACCATCTCAATCCGTACTTGTTTCCCCTGCAAGACTTtgtaaatgagaaaatgaaTACTGTGAATCTTACTGTGTTTGATGTGATGCTATATTTTATTTCCAGTAGGATGGAGAACAACACTGCCTACATAATACAACTTCTAATTATTCTTGGAAAGTTTCATTTACACAAATCAAAATGGTCTGGCTCTAAATCCTGTTTTCGTCGTTTCATTGTTGTACTCCAGCAGTACGGCACCACACTTGCATGtgttaacaacaacaaagctgCAAAGACTCTCAACCTGTTAAAGACtgcatttaatttgatttttgaaAGGTCTGGCAATGAACTCTAGTACCCCTGGTCTGTTCAGTGTTCAATGATTTTCTGACATGTGTTCGTTAAACCTCATATTTGCAAATAAAACATTGTGGGTGGAGGGGAGACTAGCCGGAACACCGCCAGTCTCCCGGAAGTAAAGAAGTAGAACTTCCGGGTAGCAGGTGTATGTTGTTTTGCTGCGGGTCAAATCAATCAGGGACGAATATTCCTCCTGTCGTTATTTTCCCAGGACGTGGGTGTGTTCATGTTGATACCCTGTGACATCATTTAGCCGGGTCTCGCTCACCGTCCTCCCGCAGTTCGCCCCGTACCGACCCTCTCATGGCCTCCAGGCGGCCGGACAGCTTCGACGGGCTCGGCTACCGCAGCCGCGACGACCCGCTATACGGAGCGAGCTACCCGGTCAGGAGCGCCGGAGGCCCCGCGGAGCTGCAGCACCACCACTGGGTCACCACGCCGCCGGACATCCCTGGCAGCCGCAACCTGCACCACGGAGAGCGGACACCTCAGTATGACGAACCGCTCGGAGAGCCCGGAGGTGCCGGAGGTCCCGGAGCCGGCTGGGATGCTCCGCAACCGGGCGTACCGCCTGCTGGTGGGTCAGTTTGAAGGGACGGAGGATGATTAGCAGCAGGCTAATGCTACAATACAAAGCGAATAGAACAGGCTAACGGCTTCACGGCTAACTGCTAATGAGCTAACGTTAATTAGCAGGCTAACATGTCAACTGGTGGTTAGCTTTGATGCTAACGCCAAAATATAAACAGTGTAAATCAGACTGGTGGTTAGCTTTGATGCTAACGCCATAATATTAACAGTGTAAATCAGGCTGGTGGTTAGCTTTGATGCTAACGCCATAATATTAACAGTGTAAATCAGGCTGGTGGTTAGCTTTGATGCTAACGCCATAATATTAACAGTGTAAATCAGACTGGTGGTTAGCTTTGATGCTAACGCCAAAATATAAACAGTGTAAATCAGACTGGTGGTTAGCTTTGATGCTAACGCCAAAATATAAACAGTGTAAATCAGGCTGGTGGTTAGCTTTGATGCTAACGACAGAACTCTATGCAGGAGGCTAATTGTTTGCAAGGTAGCATTAGCATGATATGCAGTACATGTTCTAGCTAATGCGGGTAACTGACTTGATCTGTTATTGATCTGTTATTAatgctgatgtgtttttgtgtttcagaaCAGCTTAATCGATTTGCAGGATTTGGAATCGGACTCGTGAGGtttgaattaaattataataaatattaaaataataattatctGACAGCAGCTGATGAAGGACAGAGGTGTCAGTCAGTCCCAGACTAATGTCTGCTGAGCCTGACAGGCAGCACTCAGGGAagaaattcaacagcaatgatTTTCTAAATAAACGACTGTTAAtaaacctgtctgtctgtctgtctgcagcctcTTCACCGAGAACGTCCTGGCTCACCCCTGTATCGTCTTCCGCAGACAGTGTCAGGTATCAACTCAGTTTCTGATCAGTAATCAATCAGTTAGCGAGTCATCAGTCTGTCCTGTTGCCTGTTTAATCCTTCGTGGTCCTGCAGCCGTGATGGAGAATGATCATTTACATAGTAAACATTATATTTACACGTCATTCAGTTGGTACAGATTCATCATAATAATCAGTGTTTCATCTCAAGTTCtttgctctctgattggctgtttgtcTCAGGTGAACTACCACGCCCGCTGTTACCACCTGACCCCATTCAGCACTGTCGCTGTAATGTACACCATCACCAAGGCTCAGGTGAGACAACAGTCTGATACATACCGTCATGATTTCACCACAGAGACACATGTTACTAAGACTCCGAGGGACATTCACACCtgagtcagagtatacataatttttacataacaaaacaacCAGGAACTGGAATCAGCACCCAGCTGCtgtgtgactccgcccaccagtccagtgtccagagtcaccaattcagtctatgaccaaatgtctccccttctgttcctgagatatgacgttaaaacgtgatgatgtcacagtcaagctgacctttgaccttttgaccttcattgttttatcctggtagacatttgtgtcaagtttggtcagaattagggaatgaattcttcagttatggacctttgaccttcaaccaccaaactCTTATCAGtttatcgttgagtccaagtggacgtttgtgtcacgTTTAAAGACTCTCCCTCAGAACGTTCTTGAGATTTTACTTTCACAATAATGctacaacccaaaaacataatacaaATTATAAAATGAGTAAGAATGTTTAAagaatagacccttttactgtcaGTAACCAGGATgatttttttggtgggcggggcttagctggaggcaaaacagctctccacagacattagctagcgctagctaacgagttgtgttgtcttgttttagacgatggaggaagacgatgtgagtggtgcgttcagaaacactcattgtgagtgtgggagcgcactctgacacaaactggagcgttgataaattgggagcgctgtctgaatgtagcgttgggttatccagagcagcgcactctcagagtggcagagcgcactctggacactctgtctgtggagacggagcagcagagcgccgagcgcagtgaatgtgtgattaacttaaccgttggttcattcatgtagaaatataacgctgcgtttcttccaccaacagggctctcattttagtgtagagcgtcagactgaatttaccaacgcaccatgtcaggtcactcactctccgggaccgccagtgttacttgaataagtaaacactgaccaagcgggaccagactggccgaccgtatgctctcactcagtggatggatgatgtcacaggaagccaatcttacaaaggaggaccacacttgtttgttttgctatggaagctaacgttagctaatgtgctaaaaagttagcgttgcagagaaatccaatcttcctcttaatccctccccagtttctgatgaggtggacatgataacccttaatacacataaccttattcatccctacaacaggaaatactttttccctaacctgatatgaagtgtgcgctgcacatgtgagcatttttgatgatggcctccgtccagtcctttggtcttatcacatttaaccatagttgtctttgtttttgttgacgggcagtggcggctggttttgagccatgactccttctattctggctcccaataacacaacaagacaaacacattttaacactcctatggagcctacagccctgtgggggaggggcagctgcacctccagctgatcACATCACGTCATGGTGACGTCGGCCCTGAAAGGAtctataataaaatatttaaattatataTCAAACTAGCCAGAATCTTATCATAGATCAATAATCTCTTGTTGTTGTATTCAGGGTCCGAAGGCTCTGTGGAAGGGGATGGGCAGCACCTTCATCGTTCACGGCATCACCCTTGGAGCAGAGGGCATCATCAGCGAGTTCACACCATTACCACGGTAACCACAGATCACAGTATGACTGTAGCATGACTGTAGCATGATTCTAGTATGACTGTGGCATGACGgctgcagtagctcagtccatagggacttgggttgggaaccggagggtcgcctgttcaagtccctgtccggaccaaaatatggagcgtggactggagaggtgccagttcacctcctgggcactgccgaggtgcccctgagcaaggcaccaattCCCCCAACAGCTCGGAGTGCCTGTCAcaggcagcccactctgacatctctccctTAGTGCATCTCCctcacttagtgcatgtataagTCTagtttgtgcctgtgtgtgttcggaccagtgtgtaattgacaacataGTGAAAATTTGAATTTCCcctggggattaataaagtatatatatatatatatatacatgtatatttataaaaaaGACTGTAGTATGGCTATAGTATGACTGTGGCATAACTGTAGTATGACTGCAGCATGACTGTAGTATGACTGTGGCATGACTGTAGTGTGACTGTAGTATGACTGTGGCATGACTGTGGCATAACTGTAGTATGACTGTAGCATGACTATAGTATGACTGTAGCATGACTATAGTATGACTGTGGCATGACTGTAGTGTGACTGTAGTATGACTGTGGCATGACTTTAGTGTGACTGTGGCATAACTGTAGTATGACTGTAGTATGACTGTGGCATGACTATAGTATGACTGTGGCATGACTGTAGTATGACTGTGGCATAAATGTAGTATGACTGCAGCATGACTATAGTATGACTGTGGCATGACTGTAGTGTGACTGTAGTATGACTGTGGCATGATTGTAGTGTGACTGTAGCCTGATTGTAGTGTGACTGTAGCATGATTGTGGCATAAATGTAGTATGACTGCAGCATGACTATAGTATGATTGTGGCATGACTGTAGTGTGACTGTAGCGTGATTGTAGCATGACTGTAGCATGACTGTAGTATGACTGTAGTGTGACTGTAGTATGACTGTGGCATGACTGTAGTATGACTGTAGTATGACTGTGGCATGACTGTAGTGTGACTGTAGCGTGATTGTAGCATGACTGTAGTGTGACTGTAGTATGACTGTGGCATGACTGGCATGACTGTAGTGTGACTGTGGCATGATTGTAGTATGACTGTAGTGTGACTGTAGTATGACTAGCATAACTGTAGTATGACTGTGGCATGATTGTAGTATGACTAGTGTGACTGTAGTATGACTGTAGTATGACTGTAGCATGACTGTAGTATGACTGTGGCATGACTGTGGCATGACTGTAGTGTGACTGTAGCGTGATTGTAGCATGACTGTAGTATGACTGTGGCATGACTGGCATGACTGTAGTGTGACTGTGGCATGATTGTAGTATGACTGTAGTGTGACTGTAGTATGACTGTAGCATAACTGTAGTATGACTGTGGCATGATTGTAGTATGACTGTAGCATGATTGTGGCATAAATGTAGTATGACTGGTGTGACTGTAGCGTGACTGTAGCGTGATTGTAGCATGACTGTAGTATGACTGTGGCATGACTGGCATGACTGTAGTGTGACTGTGGCATGATTGTAGTATGACTGTAGTGTGACTGTAGTATGACTGTAGCATAACTGTAGTATGACTGTGGCATGATTGTAGTATGACTAGTGTGACTGTAGTATGACTGTAGTATGACTGTAGCATGACTGTAGTATGACTGTGGCATGACTATAGTATGACTGTGGCATGACTGTAGTATGACTGTGGCATGACTGTGGCATAAATGTAGTATGACTGCAGCATGACTATAGTATGACTGTGGCATGACTGTAGTGTGACTGTAGTATGACTGTGGCATGATTGTAGTGTGACTGTAGCCTGATTGTAGTATGACTGTAGCATGATTGTGGCATAAATGTAGTATGACTGCAGCATGACTATAGTATGATTGTGGCATGACTGTAGTGTGACTGTAGCGTGATTGTAGCATGACTGTAGCATGACTGTAGTATGACTGTAGTGTGACTGTAGTATGACTGTGGCATGACTGTAGTATGACTGTAGTATGACTGTGGCATGACTGTAGTGTGACTGTAGTATGACTGGCATGACTGTGGCATGACTGTAGTGTGACTGTAGCGTGATTGTAGCATGACTGTAGTGTGACTGTAGTATGACTGTGGCATGACTGGCATGACTGTAGTGTGACTGTGGCATGATTGTAGTATGACTGTAGTGTGACTGTAGTATGACTGTAGCATAACTGTAGTATGACTGTGGCATGATTGTAGTATGACTAGTGTGACTGTAGTATGACTGTAGCATGACTGTAGTATGACTGTGGCATGACTGTGGCATGACTGTAGTGTGACTGTAGCGTGATTGTAGCATGACTGTAGTATGACTGTGGCATGACTGGCATGACTGTAGTGTGACTGTGGCATGATTGTAGTATGACTGTAGTGTGACTGTAGTATGACTGTAGCATAACTGTAGTATGACTGTGGCATGATTGTAGTATGACTGTAGCATGATTGTGGCATAAATGTAGTATGACTGCAGCATTACTATAGTATGATTGTGGCATGACTGTAGTGTGACTGTAGTATGACTGTGGCATGACTGTAGTGTGACTTCAGCGTGACTGTAGCATGACTGTGGCATGAGTGTAGCGTGACTGGCATTACTGTAGCATGACTGTGGCATGACTGTGGCATGACTGTGGCATGACTGTGGCATGACTTTAGTGTGACTGTGGCATGACTGTAGCATGACTTTAGTGTGACTGTGGCATGACTGTAGCGTGACTATAGTATGGCTAGACTATGACTGTAGCGTGACTATAGTATGGCTAGACTATGACTGTAGCGTGACTATAGTATGGCTGGACTATGACTGTAGCATGACTGTACTATGGCTTGACTATGACTGTAGCGTGATTATAGTATGGCTAGACTATGACTATAGTATGGCTAGACTATGACTGTAGCATGACTGTACTATGGCTTGACTATGACTGTAGCGTGATTATAGTATGGCTAGACTATGACTATAGTATGGCTAGACTATGACTGTAGCGTGACTATAGTATGACTAGACTATGACTGTAGCATGACTGTACTATGACTGCACTATGACTGTCGTATGTCAGTAGTATGACtgtagtgttttgtgtgtgcaggGAGCTTCCTCACAGGTGGAGCTGGAAGCAGCTGGCGGGACATCTCCTGCtcaaagggtcagttcactcaGATGCACTCATTCAGAACCTTCCTGACTTTTCTCTGGACGTCAGCTGACGTGTcggtctgtgtgtctgtctgtcacctGCAGGTTAACAGCCGTGGTGGCTCTTCCATTTTACTGCGCCAGCCTCATTGAGACTGTCCAGGTAACTATTGAATATTGATTGGACATCAGTCACTTAGCCGTCTAGTTTGATTGTACCTGAAGTCGTGGGTTATCTCAGCTGCTGAGCGTCCTCTTGTGTCTTCACAGAGTGAGATCGTCCGTGATGACTCGTCGTCAGGGCTGCTGGATTGTGTTCGTGAAGGTTTGACCCGGTTGTTGGGAGTCGGTGCTCCTCACAGCCGCCGCCTGCTCCCTCTCAGCTCTCTGCTGCTTCCTGCCGCGTTGCATGCCATCCTGCGGTACGCCATTGCTGCCTCTGTTCAGCGGGTGGCCCTGTGGCTGCACCAGAGGGGCAGGAAGCAGCGGGTGGAGCCGTCTAACCCACTGGATGCCTACTTCCCCGAGCTGGCAGCGGCATGGGCGGGGTCTCTGGTGGCCGACATTGCGCTGTTTCCTCTGGAGACGGCGCTGCACCGCCTCGGCCTGCAGGGCACACGTACCATCATCGACGCCACGGACGGTGTGGTCGCCACAGGGAACGGCGGCAGCCCGCTGGTCCTACCTGTCAACACGCAGTACGATGGCTTCTCCGACTGCCTCCACCACATCCGCCGCAAGGAGGGCACGGCCGGGTTCTACCGTGGCTTTGGAGCGCTGGTGGCACAGTACGCACTGCATGGAgcgctgctggctgcagccagGACGCtactgaggctgctgctgctggagggcCGGGCCAGCTAGAGGTGTTACCATGGAGACGCAGCATCACTTCGTGTACACAGGTCATCTGCAAAAATGATTTCTGACACCGTGAAAACCAAACTATCTCTGTTTCTCTTGACAACCAGGATAACATTAAAAAGATTCAGTGATGTGGTTAAAATAAGTTGTAACATGTCCTTATAACAACATAACGACAGGTTGTAACGTCCTTATAACAACATAACGACAGGGTGTAACATGTCCTTATAACAACATAACGACAGGGTGTAAGATGTCCTTATAACAACATAACGACAGGCTGTAACATGTCCTTATAACAACATAACGACAGGTTGTAACATGTCCTTATAACAACATAACGACAGGTTGTAACATGTCCTTATAACAACATAACGACAGGTTGTAACATGTCCTTATAACAACATAACGACAGGTTGTAACATGTCCTTATAACAACATAACGACAGGCTGTAACATGTCCTTATAACAACATAACGACAGGGTGTAACATGTCCTTATAACAACATAACGACAGGGTGTAACATGTCCTTATAACAACATAACGACAGGCTGTAACATGTCCTTATAACAACATAACGACAGGGTGTAACATGTCCTTATAACAACATAACGACAGGGTGTAAGATGTCCTTATAACAACATAACGACAGGCTGTAACATGTCCTTATAACAACATAACGACAGGTTGTAACATGTCCTTATAACAACATAACAACAGGTTGTAAGATGTCCTTATAACAACATAACGACAGGTTGTAACATGTCCTTATAACAACATAACGACAGGGTGTAACATGTCCTTATAACAACATAACGACAGGTTGTAACATGTCCTTATAACAACATAACGACAGGGTATAACATGTCCTTATAACAACATAACGACAGGTTGTAACATGTCCTTATAACAACATAACGACAGGTTGTAACATGTCCTTATAACAAGATAACGACAGGTTGTAACATGTCCTTATAACAAGATAACGACAGGTTGTAACATGTCCTTATAACAACTTAACGACAGGTTGTAACATGTCCTTATAACAACATAACGACAGGTTGTAACATGTCCTTATAACAACATAACGACAGGGTATAACATGGCATAGCTACGACATGCAACATCCACATGTTAATAACATGTTTAACACGTTAACACATTATGATGACATGTTATAATGTGTCATTATAACATGTTATAATGGCATGTTAAGAACATGTAATGACATAACATGTTGTTCTGACATGTTGTAATGAGAGTAGGCTGTGGTTGAGAGCGTTGTAACGAGAGTGTTGTGACGAGCAGCCTATGGGTCAGAGCATCGTAAGGAGAGCAGCCCATGTGTTGTGAGGAGAAACAGCAGATACAGGGTGGTGTGTCGTGCTGACAGCTAATTggtgtaaaataagaaaaaataatagtTTATAAAACAGTGAAACATCTTTAaatttttccaaaaacaatacaaaacgaTCTTCTCGTTGATGTTGTGATCATGTGACTGTTTTCATGTTTCCtgtctgaagtgtgtgtgtgtgtgtgtgtgtgtgtgtgtgtgtgagtgagccATAGAAATGGGCAGAGCGACTGCCATTTTTATGTGGACAGTTGCTGCAGTGACCGTAGTCACTAATGTCTCCGTAAACAAACATACTGGAGGCAGGTCTTTATCTGATTTATTTTCCTGTTCAAACCAAACACACGTTATGTTGTTGCAGTACGACAAGGCGTCTGCTGTGCACTTTCTCTGTGCTGCAGACGGGAAGTGAGGACTACATGAGGTTCCTCTGAGATCCTCCTTGTGAATTAAACTGGCCATAGCAACCAGTGGAAAAGCTCTAGCAACTGCCAGGAGCCGACTCACACTTCAGCTCCTCTCAGCTCACACACGACTCACACTTCAGCTCCTCTCAGCTGTAGTTCAGTTGATGTTTCAGTGGTTACAGTGTAAGTGCCATTTCAGCCCTCAGTTACAACATTCAcaccacatttccagcagtgcaAAACTCCAGGTcatgtttagcttagcttagcacaaaggctGCAGGCAGGGGGAAACTGTCAGCCTAGCCTAGCACGGTATGAAAGCATGACCTCATGACCCTGTGTTGAAAACAATATCCTTTTTGTGTTCAAATACCGAAAGCTCATTGGTCACCTAGCTGTTTATAAATCAGCACTCATATACACATGTATTGATCAGCACTGATATATCGATGCGTTCCTACAGAGAAAAGTGATAAATCGTCAACAGCAGAATTACAGAgccacattttatttgtataaagttgtaaaaaaaaaaaaatgtatgaaaagaaCTGTAGATTTAGATGAAATTATTTGTGACTGATATTTATTAAATCAATATTCAAACCAAAGGAGTGAAGAATAAATGGATGGACTTTTCAGAATGTGTGAACATTTTTCAGGgtgaaaataaaactgcttCTTCAAAGTGTTTCAGTCTAAATCACAGAATCTGCACTTGTCGtatttttgttgtaaatgtCACGTTTGCTGTCGTGCTGTAGAAAAATCAAATCTGAACTCTGCTGTAAATTTGTCTTCCTGTGAAATAAAATGAGCTGCTCACTTCTGAGTATAGAGTCGTCATGAATAATAACTGAACCATAAACTGCTCACTGTGCAGGTTTTATGTCACTGGTTATAACAGgaacaccaaaacaaaatgtttatgttACCGGCCTCAAGCCTAGGGGGTACCTGGGCCAGTAGCTATTTTCGCCACACAGTCCTGGGAGGTCTGTGAAGCTGTGAAGCAGTAAGGAACAGTGACAAATTATTCATCTGCGATCAACTCGACCGCCATGTTTATTCTGCCGATCACATGACCACACGGGTTTAAGTTGTCTGTCCCCTACTGTGCCTGGTCCTACAGCGACACCTACTGTCGCAAGAAAATAGCAGCAACATTTATCCTAAATGTTAAGAGGGACTGACTCATGTCTGTGATGAACTAATTAATAAAGAAATCATTTATATGTccaaatacatgaaaaaaataatagagGGGGGTCAGTTTTTCTTTCACTTATTACAATGGCTTTTTTCCCCAACCCTTTACATTTACACCACAACAAATGAGTATATTATTTATCCTTTTACACCCTCGTCTTCCTTTTTGTGAATCCAGAGCAGTTTCATATTATGAGAGATTTTTATTATGTTAATATTAGATTGATTAGTACTACATTTGTGtcattatttaattattgttattttccTTGTGGTTttgaaatcattattttttaaataatatacacacacatatatacatatacatgtatACCTTTGGTTT
The sequence above is drawn from the Epinephelus fuscoguttatus linkage group LG18, E.fuscoguttatus.final_Chr_v1 genome and encodes:
- the slc25a46 gene encoding mitochondrial outer membrane protein SLC25A46, translated to MASRRPDSFDGLGYRSRDDPLYGASYPVRSAGGPAELQHHHWVTTPPDIPGSRNLHHGERTPQYDEPLGEPGGAGGPGAGWDAPQPGVPPAEQLNRFAGFGIGLVSLFTENVLAHPCIVFRRQCQVNYHARCYHLTPFSTVAVMYTITKAQGPKALWKGMGSTFIVHGITLGAEGIISEFTPLPRELPHRWSWKQLAGHLLLKGLTAVVALPFYCASLIETVQSEIVRDDSSSGLLDCVREGLTRLLGVGAPHSRRLLPLSSLLLPAALHAILRYAIAASVQRVALWLHQRGRKQRVEPSNPLDAYFPELAAAWAGSLVADIALFPLETALHRLGLQGTRTIIDATDGVVATGNGGSPLVLPVNTQYDGFSDCLHHIRRKEGTAGFYRGFGALVAQYALHGALLAAARTLLRLLLLEGRAS